ACGCGGGCGAACAGCGCCTGCAGCAGCAGTGGGTAGAGGCCGCGGGCCTGCTCGCCATCCTGGTACATGAACGGCGGGTTGGCGTTGTCGATGGCCACCAGGGTTTCCGCCTGTGCACACAGGGCGCAGCAACTGAGCAGGCTGACCAGCAGCAGGCGTGACAGGGCCATCGGCGTCCTCCCCGTGGATCTAGCTGCAAGCATAGTCGTCCGTCGCTGAGGGAAGCATCCGGCTTGCAAAGCCCGGCGCCACGGCGCATATCTGCAGCAGACCCAGTTCGCAGTGGAGAAACCCATGGCCGGTGGATGGACCAGCGATGGTGCGGTGCAGGAACAGATCGACAGCAGCATCGAAGATTCCGTGGCCCGCGCGCGCAGCCAGCTGCCGCGTGGCGAGAGCCTGACGCACTGCGAAGAGTGCGGTGCCGCGATACCCGAGGCGCGCCGCCAGGCCGTGCCTGGCGTGCGTCTGTGTGTGAAGTGTCAGAGCGAGCACGACAAGGAGCAGCAGGCGGTCAGTGGTTACAACCGGCGCTGCAGCAAGGACAGCCAGTTGCGTTGAGCCCGGCCCTGTCTCAGTGCGGTGTCTGTTTTATGGCGCGGTTGATCCTGTCCATCTGCTCGGCCGGCACATCCTTGCTGCAGACGATGTAGCGTTCCAGCCCCGCCGGCATATCGGCGAAATGCTGCTCGGCGATGCCGTCCAGATCGCTTTCGTGCTGGCGCAGGTAATCCCAGTCGGCCTGGTCGGCGAGCATGTAGTCGACCCGGTGTGCGGCGACCATGCGCATCATCACGGTCGGCTCGACCGTGGCGTGCTCGATCTGGTTGGCGCTGCCAGCGATCAGGCGATCGAGACTGGCGCCATAGGAAACCCCGTCGACCAGGCCCAGGGTGATCTGCGGGTCTCGCAGCAGGGCGGCGAAGCTGCCGTGGGCGCGCAGGGCCGGCAGTGCCGCCGTGCTGACCAGGGCTATCTGCGGCGGATCGGTATGAAAGGGCAGGCTGAACTGGGCGACGCGCTCGCGCTCGGGCAGGCGATACCAGCCGAAGGAGCAGTAGCGTGGCGTACCTTGCTCGAAGCTGTGCCAGATGCGCTTGGCCGGCTGCTGGACGAACTGGGTGGTGATGCCCGCCGTGGCGAAAATCAGCCGTGCACGCTCCAGCAAAAAACCCTGTTCGACACCCTGCTCCAGGTAGTGGTAGGGCGCCTTGTTGCGCCAGGCTACGGTGATGCTGTCGTCCGCCAGGGCCAGTCCGGGGCTGATGTGGAGCAGACAGAGGAAAGCCAGGCGGGCTCTCATGGTGATGGTCTCAGGCAGTGGTCGGCGGCAGCTTATCCGACTCCACGCGACTTGCGTGGGAAAAACCACGAAGGCTGCCGGCGCCGCGAACAGAAACAGCTGTGGGCGAAGCACCGGCACGCGTTCCGTGAGGTTGTAGCCGCAAGCATAGTTGCCTGGTGGGCGCCACGGCATCGAGCCTGTTGTGGCCCGGGCGGGCCTGGAGTGCCGGTCAGGGGGTGATCGAGTAACCGCGCGCACTCATGCAGTTGACGTAGGCCTGGCCGGAACTGCTCTGGGCGGCCTGGTCGTTGCGCCGGTCTTCACGTCTTTCCCGGCGCTGCCGCGAACCGCCGACCACCACGCCGGCTGCCGCCGCTTCGCGTGCCTGGTTCTGCCGATACTCCTGCTTCACATCGTCATCCACCCGGTCGTAGGCCTCTTCGTGGCGCTGGCCGCGTACCTCGGCGGCGGCAGCACCAGCCGCGGCGCCCACCGCCGCGCCACGCAGGCGCCCGCCGCCGCTGGTGCTGCTACTACTGGAGGAGCTGCTGGCGGACTGGCTCTGGCAACTGGCGATATCGCTCTGGATCTGCTGCTGGGTCTGGCCGTTGAGCGGTACCAGGGTTTCGGCGCTGGCCCAGGGGTTGAACAGCACGGCGCAGACCAGGGCGGACAAAGGCAATGATGAGCTGGACATGGCGGTCATCCTCGACAGGCTGTCGCTTAACTCTAGCCTCGCCGTGCACCGCGGCGAGGCTGGAGGATGACCGGTCGTGCCAGGCTCAGAACAGGAAATAGCGCTGTGCCATCGGCAGCACTTCGGCCGGCTCGCACCACAACAGTTGGCCGTCGGCTTTCACCTGGTAGTTCTGCGGGTCGACCTCGATGTCCGGCAGGTAGTCGTTGTGGATCAGGTCGGCCTTGGTCACCGAGCGGCAACCTTTGACCACGCCGATCTGCTTCTGCAAACCGAGCTGCTGTGGCACTCCGGCGTCCATGGCCGCCTGGCTGATAAAGGTCAGGCTGGTGGCGTGCAGCATGCCGGCATAGCTGCCGAACATCGGCCGGTAGTGCACCGGCTGTGGCGTCGGGATCGAGGCGTTGGCGTCGCCCATCAGGCTGGCGGCGATGGCGCCACCCTTCAGAATCAGCGTCGGCTTCACCCCGAAGAACGCCGGGCGCCACAGTACCAGGTCGGCGAACTTGCCCACTTCGATGGAGCCCACTTCGTGGCTGATGCCGTGGGTGATGGCCGGGTTGATGGTGTACTTGGCGATGTAGCGTTTGACCCGGAAGTTGTCATTGCCCGGGCCGTCGCCCGGCAGGGCGCCGCGCTGCTGCTTCATCTTGTCGGCGGTCTGCCAGGTGCGGGTGATCACCTCGCCAACGCGGCCCATGGCCTGGCTGTCGGAGCTGATCATCGAGAAGGCACCGAGGTCGTGCAGGATATCTTCGGCGGCGATGGTTTCGCGGCGAATGCGTGATTCGGCGAAGGCCACGTCCTCGGCGATGCTCGGGTCGAGGTGGTGGCAGACCATCAGCATGTCCAGGTGTTCGTCGATGGTGTTGCGGGTGAACGGCCGGGTCGGGTTGGTCGAGCTGGGCAGCACGTTGGGGAAGCCGCAGGCCTTGATGATGTCCGGCGCGTGGCCGCCACCGGCGCCCTCGGTGTGGTAGGTGTGGATGGTGCGGTTCTTGAACGCGCCGAGGGTGGTTTCGACGAAGCCGGATTCGTTGAGGGTATCGGTGTGGATCGCCACCTGGATGTCGTACTGGTCGGCGACGCTCAGGCAATTGTCGATTGCCGCCGGCGTGGTGCCCCAGTCCTCGTGCAGCTTGAGGCCAATCGCGCCGGCCTTGACCTGCTCGATCAGCGGCTCGGGCAGCGAGACGTTGCCCTTGCCGGTGAAGCCGATGTTCATCGGGAAGGCGTCGGCGGCCTTGAGCATCATCGCCATGTGCCACGGCCCCGGGGTGACGGTGGTGGCGAAGGTGCCGGTGGCCGGGCCCGTGCCGCCACCGATCATGGTGGTGGTGCCGCTCATCAGGGCTTCTTCGATCTGCTGCGGGCAGATGAAGTGGATATGGGTGTCGATGCCGCCGGCGGTGAGGATCATGCCCTCGCCGGCGATCACTTCGGTGGCGCCGCCGATGGCGATGGTGACGTCGGGCTGGATGTCCGGGTTGCCGGCCTTGCCGATGGCGGCGATGCGTCCGCCCTTGAGACCGACGTCGGCCTTGACGATGCCCCAGTGGTCGATGATCAGCGCGTTGGTGATCACCGTGTCGACCACGTCCTTGGCGCACAGCTGGCTCTGGCCCATGCCGTCGCGGATCACCTTGCCGCCACCGAACTTCACTTCGTCGCCGTAGGTGGTGAAGTCTTTCTCCACCTCGACCCACAGGTTGGTATCGGCCAGGCGCACCTTGTCGCCGACGGTGGGGCCGAACATGTCGGCATAGGCTTGGCGGCTGATTTTCATCGGGACTCCTGAATTGATCCGTGCTCAATATCGCCCTCACCCCAGCCCTCTCCCGGGGGGAGAGGGGGCGTCCGGTGCGCTGGCTCATTCCCGCCGTGGCGGGTTGCATGTCTCCCTCTCCCCTTGGGAGAGGGCCGGGGTGAGGGGCCCTAAAGATCGCCCATCACCCGTCCGGCGAAGCCGAATACCCGGCGCTCACCAGCCAGCTCGACCAGCTCCACCTCGCGCGACTGCCCCGGCTCGAAGCGCACGGCTGTGCCGGCGGCGATATTCAGGCGCATGCCCCGTGTGGGCTCACGCTCGAAGGCCAGTGCGTCATTGGTCTCGAAGAAGTGAAAGTGCGAGCCGACCTGGATCGGCCGGTCGCCGCTGTTGGCCACGGTCACGCGCAGGGTGCGGCGGCCGACGTTGAGTTCGATCTCGCCGTCCTGGATCTGGTATTCGCCGGGAATCATGGCTGGGGCCTCGACAGGGTCTTGTAGTAGATGGCGTTGGCCCGGTAGGTACCGTCCGGGCCGCAGGCGTAGTCGGGCAGGCCGCCGATGCTGGTGTAGCCCAGGGCCTGGTAGAAGGGTTCGGCAGCGCTGCCGGCTTCGGTATCCAGATAGAGCAGGCCGCGCTTGAGTTCAGCGGCTTCGCCCTGCAGCTGGAGCATCAGCGCACGGGCGATACCACGCCGGCGGGCGCCGCTGTGTACCAGCAGCTTCTGCACCTCGGCACGGTTGCGGCCGTTGCGCTTCTGGCATAGGCCCAGCTGCACGCTGCCCAGTACGCGACCGTCAGCCACGGCGACCCAGAGCAGCAGCGAGCCATCACCCAGGCCGGCCAGCACCTGGTCGAAATAGGCGTTGGCCTCGGCCTGGTCGAGGTCGGCGAGAAAACCCACCGAGGCGCCATGGGCTACGGCATCCAGCAGCAGCTCGATCAGGCCGGCGCGATGGGCCGCGAAGTCGTGGACGCCGAGGCGCTGGATCAGCGGCATCATGGTGCGCTGCGCTCCGGGGTGAGGATCAGCTGCATGAAGGTCAGATCCAGCCAACGGCCGAACTTGCGGCCCACCTGTGGCATCTGCCCGGTGGTGACGAAGCCGAGGCGTTCGTGCAGGCGGATCGAGGCGGCGTTGCCGCTCTCGATGGCGGCGACCATCACGTGTTTGCCGCAGGCTTTGGCGCGCTCGATCAGCGCTCTCATCAGCAGCGGGCCGAGGCCATTGCCACGCTGATCGGCGCGCACGTAGACCGAGTGTTCGACGGTGTGGCAGAAGCCGTCGAAGGGGCGCCAGTCGCCGAACGAGGAGTAGCCGACCACTTCACCTGCGGCGTTCTCGGCCACCAGGATCGGGTAGCCCTGCTGGGCGCGGGCGGCGAACCAGGCCTGGCGGTTGGCCAGGTCGACCACGTTGTCCATCCAGATCGCGGTGGTGTTGAGCACCGCGTCGTTGAAGATGTCGCGCAGGGCG
The window above is part of the Pseudomonas alcaligenes genome. Proteins encoded here:
- a CDS encoding urease subunit beta → MIPGEYQIQDGEIELNVGRRTLRVTVANSGDRPIQVGSHFHFFETNDALAFEREPTRGMRLNIAAGTAVRFEPGQSREVELVELAGERRVFGFAGRVMGDL
- a CDS encoding DksA/TraR family C4-type zinc finger protein, encoding MAGGWTSDGAVQEQIDSSIEDSVARARSQLPRGESLTHCEECGAAIPEARRQAVPGVRLCVKCQSEHDKEQQAVSGYNRRCSKDSQLR
- a CDS encoding ABC transporter substrate-binding protein, translating into MRARLAFLCLLHISPGLALADDSITVAWRNKAPYHYLEQGVEQGFLLERARLIFATAGITTQFVQQPAKRIWHSFEQGTPRYCSFGWYRLPERERVAQFSLPFHTDPPQIALVSTAALPALRAHGSFAALLRDPQITLGLVDGVSYGASLDRLIAGSANQIEHATVEPTVMMRMVAAHRVDYMLADQADWDYLRQHESDLDGIAEQHFADMPAGLERYIVCSKDVPAEQMDRINRAIKQTPH
- the ureC gene encoding urease subunit alpha, with product MKISRQAYADMFGPTVGDKVRLADTNLWVEVEKDFTTYGDEVKFGGGKVIRDGMGQSQLCAKDVVDTVITNALIIDHWGIVKADVGLKGGRIAAIGKAGNPDIQPDVTIAIGGATEVIAGEGMILTAGGIDTHIHFICPQQIEEALMSGTTTMIGGGTGPATGTFATTVTPGPWHMAMMLKAADAFPMNIGFTGKGNVSLPEPLIEQVKAGAIGLKLHEDWGTTPAAIDNCLSVADQYDIQVAIHTDTLNESGFVETTLGAFKNRTIHTYHTEGAGGGHAPDIIKACGFPNVLPSSTNPTRPFTRNTIDEHLDMLMVCHHLDPSIAEDVAFAESRIRRETIAAEDILHDLGAFSMISSDSQAMGRVGEVITRTWQTADKMKQQRGALPGDGPGNDNFRVKRYIAKYTINPAITHGISHEVGSIEVGKFADLVLWRPAFFGVKPTLILKGGAIAASLMGDANASIPTPQPVHYRPMFGSYAGMLHATSLTFISQAAMDAGVPQQLGLQKQIGVVKGCRSVTKADLIHNDYLPDIEVDPQNYQVKADGQLLWCEPAEVLPMAQRYFLF
- a CDS encoding GNAT family N-acetyltransferase; translated protein: MMPLIQRLGVHDFAAHRAGLIELLLDAVAHGASVGFLADLDQAEANAYFDQVLAGLGDGSLLLWVAVADGRVLGSVQLGLCQKRNGRNRAEVQKLLVHSGARRRGIARALMLQLQGEAAELKRGLLYLDTEAGSAAEPFYQALGYTSIGGLPDYACGPDGTYRANAIYYKTLSRPQP
- a CDS encoding YMGG-like glycine zipper-containing protein, encoding MSSSSLPLSALVCAVLFNPWASAETLVPLNGQTQQQIQSDIASCQSQSASSSSSSSSTSGGGRLRGAAVGAAAGAAAAEVRGQRHEEAYDRVDDDVKQEYRQNQAREAAAAGVVVGGSRQRRERREDRRNDQAAQSSSGQAYVNCMSARGYSITP
- a CDS encoding GNAT family N-acetyltransferase yields the protein MIIRDAAEADLPALRDIFNDAVLNTTAIWMDNVVDLANRQAWFAARAQQGYPILVAENAAGEVVGYSSFGDWRPFDGFCHTVEHSVYVRADQRGNGLGPLLMRALIERAKACGKHVMVAAIESGNAASIRLHERLGFVTTGQMPQVGRKFGRWLDLTFMQLILTPERSAP